A part of Tardiphaga sp. vice304 genomic DNA contains:
- a CDS encoding bifunctional transaldolase/phosoglucose isomerase — MNPVKALESHGQAVWLDFLARGFIARGDLKKLIESDAVKGVTSNPSIFEKAIGSSDEYDAPITKALQSGDLAVADLFEALAIEDIQHAADVLMPVYEAQNGTDGFVSLEVSPYLALNTEGTIKEAQRLWNSVKRPNLMVKVPATTEGVPAIERLIGEGISINVTLLFAQQSYLDVAEAYLKGLETYVAGGGDPSRIASVASFFISRIDAQVDKQLDEKIAAANDPAERQRLAALKGKVAIANARLAYQEYKKLFSGARWEKLKAKGAQPQRLLWASTGTKSKEYRDTVYIEELIGPDTVNTVPPATLDAFRDHGLLRNSLEEDIEGAKKVLADLDKTGISLDKITADLVANGVRLFADAADKLYGAVAHKRAKSLEAGNDSQQLGLAKALAETVKTSTEEWRASAKIRRLWQKDASVWTGTDEAKWLGWLTSVAAEKAKLSDYADFAKWVKAQGFTDAVVLGMGGSSLGPDVLAQTFAQAAGYPKLSVLDSTDPAQVRATGAAVKMATTLFIVSSKSGGTTEPNVMKDYFFAEVTKAVGADKAGGHFVAVTDPGSSLEKVATAQKFARIFHGDPTIGGRYSVLSPFGIVPAVAAGIDVAKLLELTHSMVLSCGPDVPPSENPGVQLGLAMGAAGLDGRDKVTILSSRRISEFGAWAEQLIAESTGKEGRGLVPVDGETLGAPEVYGADRFFIDLRTSGEDDAAHDAKLDALEKAGHPVVRIVLKSIDHIGQEFFRFEIATAVAGAVLGINPYNQPDVEDAKIKTRDLTAAFEKSGSLPAETPAATIGDVELYTDEANATALRQAGAGDDLDSWIKAHLGRAGAGDYVALLAYIDRDADHIASLQKMRMAVRDSKHLATCAEFGPRFLHSTGQAYKGGPASGVFLQITADDAADLAVPGQKASFGIIKSAQARGDFGVLTERGRRALRVHLKGDLAAGLAELDKAILAAIQQAGTVKCSLA, encoded by the coding sequence ATGAACCCTGTCAAAGCACTTGAATCGCATGGTCAGGCCGTCTGGCTGGACTTTTTGGCCCGTGGCTTCATCGCCAGGGGCGACCTCAAGAAGCTGATCGAGAGCGACGCCGTGAAGGGGGTCACCTCGAACCCCTCGATCTTCGAAAAGGCGATCGGCAGCTCAGACGAATACGACGCCCCGATCACCAAGGCGCTGCAAAGCGGCGACCTGGCCGTGGCCGACCTGTTCGAGGCGCTGGCGATCGAGGACATCCAGCACGCCGCCGACGTGCTCATGCCGGTCTATGAAGCGCAGAACGGCACCGATGGTTTCGTGAGCCTCGAAGTCTCGCCCTATCTGGCGCTGAACACCGAGGGCACCATCAAGGAGGCGCAGCGGCTGTGGAACAGCGTCAAGCGACCGAACCTGATGGTGAAGGTGCCGGCGACCACCGAAGGCGTGCCGGCGATCGAGCGTCTGATCGGCGAAGGCATCAGCATCAACGTCACGCTGCTGTTTGCCCAGCAGTCCTATCTCGATGTCGCCGAAGCCTATCTGAAAGGCCTCGAAACCTACGTCGCCGGTGGCGGCGATCCGTCGCGTATTGCCAGTGTCGCCAGCTTCTTCATCAGCCGCATCGATGCGCAGGTCGACAAGCAGCTCGACGAGAAGATCGCAGCGGCCAATGACCCGGCCGAGAGGCAACGGCTTGCCGCGCTGAAGGGCAAGGTCGCGATCGCCAATGCCAGGCTGGCCTATCAGGAATACAAGAAACTGTTTTCCGGCGCGCGCTGGGAAAAGCTGAAGGCCAAGGGCGCGCAGCCGCAGCGGCTGCTGTGGGCTTCCACCGGCACCAAGAGCAAGGAATATCGCGACACGGTCTATATCGAGGAGCTGATCGGGCCGGATACGGTGAACACCGTGCCGCCGGCGACGCTCGACGCATTCCGCGATCACGGCCTGCTGCGCAACAGCCTCGAAGAAGATATCGAGGGCGCGAAGAAGGTACTCGCCGATCTCGATAAGACCGGCATCTCGCTCGACAAGATCACCGCCGACCTGGTGGCGAACGGCGTCAGGCTGTTCGCCGACGCCGCCGACAAGCTGTACGGCGCGGTGGCCCACAAGCGCGCGAAATCGCTCGAGGCCGGCAACGACAGCCAGCAGCTCGGCCTTGCCAAGGCGCTCGCGGAGACCGTCAAGACCAGCACCGAGGAATGGCGTGCGTCCGCCAAGATCCGCCGGCTGTGGCAGAAGGATGCTTCGGTCTGGACCGGCACTGACGAGGCCAAGTGGCTGGGCTGGCTGACCAGCGTGGCCGCCGAGAAGGCCAAGCTCTCTGACTACGCCGACTTCGCCAAATGGGTGAAGGCACAGGGCTTCACCGACGCCGTCGTGCTCGGCATGGGCGGCTCCAGCCTTGGGCCGGACGTGCTGGCGCAGACCTTTGCGCAGGCTGCGGGCTATCCGAAGCTGAGTGTACTGGACTCCACCGATCCGGCGCAGGTCCGCGCGACGGGTGCCGCGGTGAAGATGGCGACGACGCTGTTCATCGTCTCCAGCAAATCCGGCGGCACCACCGAACCCAACGTGATGAAGGACTACTTCTTTGCCGAAGTGACGAAGGCGGTCGGCGCCGACAAGGCCGGCGGCCATTTCGTTGCCGTCACCGATCCCGGCTCGTCGCTGGAAAAGGTCGCCACGGCGCAGAAATTCGCGCGCATCTTCCACGGCGATCCCACCATCGGCGGGCGCTACTCCGTGTTGTCACCATTCGGCATCGTGCCGGCGGTGGCTGCGGGCATCGATGTCGCGAAGTTGCTGGAGCTGACGCATTCGATGGTGCTGTCCTGCGGACCGGACGTGCCGCCGTCGGAAAACCCCGGCGTGCAGCTTGGTCTCGCCATGGGTGCCGCAGGTCTGGATGGCCGCGACAAGGTCACCATTCTTTCGTCGAGGAGGATCTCCGAATTCGGCGCCTGGGCCGAGCAGCTGATCGCGGAATCCACCGGCAAGGAAGGCCGCGGCCTCGTGCCGGTCGATGGCGAGACGTTGGGCGCGCCCGAGGTCTACGGCGCCGATCGGTTCTTCATCGACCTGCGCACGTCAGGCGAAGACGACGCGGCGCATGACGCCAAGCTCGACGCGCTGGAGAAGGCGGGGCATCCCGTCGTCCGCATCGTGCTGAAGTCGATTGACCATATCGGCCAGGAGTTCTTCCGCTTCGAGATCGCAACCGCAGTGGCGGGTGCCGTCCTCGGCATCAACCCTTACAACCAGCCCGACGTCGAGGACGCCAAGATCAAGACCCGCGACCTGACGGCAGCGTTCGAGAAGAGCGGATCGCTGCCGGCGGAAACGCCCGCTGCGACCATCGGCGATGTCGAGCTCTACACCGACGAGGCCAACGCGACTGCGCTGCGCCAAGCGGGTGCCGGTGACGACCTCGACTCGTGGATCAAGGCGCATCTTGGCCGTGCCGGCGCCGGCGACTATGTCGCGCTGCTGGCCTATATCGATCGCGATGCCGACCATATCGCCAGCCTGCAAAAAATGCGGATGGCGGTGCGCGACAGCAAGCATCTGGCGACCTGCGCCGAATTCGGCCCGCGCTTCCTGCACTCCACCGGACAGGCCTACAAGGGCGGGCCGGCGTCGGGCGTATTCCTGCAGATCACGGCAGACGATGCCGCCGACCTCGCGGTCCCCGGCCAGAAGGCGTCGTTTGGTATCATCAAGTCGGCGCAGGCGCGCGGCGATTTCGGTGTCCTGACCGAACGCGGCCGTCGTGCCTTGCGGGTTCATCTCAAGGGCGACCTGGCCGCGGGGCTGGCGGAGCTCGACAAGGCCATCCTCGCCGCAATCCAGCAAGCAGGGACAGTAAAATGCAGCTTGGCATGA
- a CDS encoding DUF4286 family protein: protein MPIAGAGMLMTSMDIDAEHERDFNRWYDGEHLAERVAIPGFVEARRYVAIDAAPKYLGLYSTENFDVLDSDAYRTALANQTEWSKTNIGRFRNMLRSVARITVSRGQGRGAALGLLRIRPPQGGAEPLREAIRALLDPGTLDGILSMHLMESDPRLSKPLTDDPAAPNPAARDWYVLIDGTDPDAVARLMDGRFDAAIAAAGATLISIGTYRLLWDLAKSDL from the coding sequence ATGCCGATCGCCGGGGCGGGCATGCTGATGACATCGATGGATATCGACGCCGAACATGAGCGCGACTTCAACCGTTGGTACGACGGCGAGCATCTGGCCGAGCGCGTGGCGATCCCCGGCTTCGTCGAGGCACGGCGCTATGTCGCGATTGACGCTGCACCGAAATATCTCGGACTGTATTCGACCGAGAACTTCGACGTGCTGGACAGCGACGCCTATCGCACGGCGCTGGCCAACCAGACGGAATGGTCCAAGACCAATATCGGCCGCTTCCGGAACATGCTGCGCTCGGTGGCGCGCATCACCGTGAGCCGTGGCCAGGGCCGCGGCGCCGCGCTCGGGCTGCTGCGGATCCGACCGCCGCAGGGCGGTGCCGAGCCATTGCGCGAGGCGATCCGGGCACTGCTGGATCCCGGCACGCTCGACGGCATCCTCTCGATGCATCTGATGGAAAGCGATCCCCGCCTGTCGAAGCCGCTGACCGACGATCCCGCCGCGCCCAATCCGGCCGCGCGCGACTGGTACGTTCTCATCGATGGCACCGATCCCGATGCGGTCGCTCGGCTGATGGACGGCCGATTTGACGCCGCCATCGCCGCTGCCGGCGCGACGCTGATTTCCATCGGCACTTACCGGCTGCTATGGGACCTTGCGAAAAGCGATTTGTGA
- the pip gene encoding prolyl aminopeptidase, with the protein MADADAGRAAGAADPFAPLTSEHLDVGDGHAIYVESVGCAAGIPAVYLHGGPGSGCQPDHRRLFDPQRFHTVLFDQRGAGRSKPKGLREANTTAHLIADMEAIREKFGFAQWLVVGGSWGATLALAYAQAHPDRVSGIVLRATFLGTREELDGAFLDVLPRHYPGLYEDLLAALPAEERADPLPNYYRRILDSDASIHTPAARAWGGTESILSEHAPKRTRLDMAELGNLSKPLPATPFMEAHYFRHDCFMRPGQLMAEAGTLRDIPGIIVQGRFDFLCPPSTSHALAATWGNAEIRIVEGAGHSLYDPGVRDAVMKAIADLASKLKD; encoded by the coding sequence ATGGCTGATGCCGATGCCGGCCGTGCCGCCGGCGCCGCCGATCCCTTCGCGCCGCTGACGTCCGAACATCTCGATGTCGGCGACGGCCATGCAATCTATGTCGAAAGCGTCGGCTGCGCCGCGGGCATTCCGGCGGTGTATCTGCACGGCGGCCCCGGCTCCGGTTGCCAGCCCGACCACCGCCGATTGTTCGATCCGCAGCGCTTTCACACCGTGCTGTTCGACCAGCGCGGCGCCGGCCGCAGCAAACCGAAGGGACTTCGCGAGGCCAACACCACCGCGCATCTGATCGCCGACATGGAGGCGATCCGCGAAAAATTCGGCTTTGCCCAATGGCTGGTGGTAGGCGGCTCGTGGGGCGCGACACTGGCGTTGGCCTATGCGCAGGCCCATCCCGACCGGGTCAGCGGCATCGTGCTGCGCGCGACCTTCCTCGGCACGCGGGAAGAACTCGACGGAGCCTTCCTCGACGTTCTGCCGCGGCATTATCCCGGGCTTTACGAAGACCTCCTCGCCGCCCTGCCCGCTGAAGAGCGCGCCGACCCACTGCCAAATTACTATCGCCGTATCCTCGATTCTGACGCCTCGATCCATACGCCCGCTGCGCGGGCCTGGGGCGGCACCGAGAGCATTCTGTCCGAGCACGCACCGAAGCGGACGCGGCTCGACATGGCGGAGCTTGGCAACTTGTCGAAGCCGCTCCCGGCGACGCCGTTCATGGAAGCGCATTATTTCCGGCACGACTGCTTCATGCGGCCCGGCCAGTTGATGGCGGAAGCCGGAACGCTGCGCGACATCCCCGGCATCATTGTGCAGGGTCGATTCGATTTCCTGTGCCCGCCATCGACCTCGCATGCGCTGGCGGCGACGTGGGGCAACGCCGAGATTCGCATCGTCGAAGGCGCCGGGCATTCGCTGTACGACCCCGGCGTGCGCGACGCGGTAATGAAGGCGATCGCTGACCTCGCCTCGAAACTGAAAGACTAG